In the genome of Myxococcus stipitatus, one region contains:
- a CDS encoding c-type cytochrome — protein sequence MKGALLKVLPCLVLLALTSACGDDETPPTAVEYGQRLFNDARLSESQFNSFTCATCHATTPTPQGGRMDSGYTLYNVVGRDSWWGGYETNLLDAVNFCYVSFMRGVQKLPADSPQSRALYEYLVSISPDAKSPALPYTVVKDVRDVPRGGAERGRAVYQAACQECHGETHTGKGRLTELASILPEVTRDYDTTFPGVPHSLVIIEKVRHGQFFGIGGNMPAYSLEALSNEDLGALLTYLGL from the coding sequence ATGAAGGGCGCCCTCTTGAAGGTCCTGCCGTGCCTGGTGCTGCTGGCGCTGACGTCCGCCTGTGGTGACGACGAGACGCCTCCGACGGCGGTGGAGTACGGCCAGCGGTTGTTCAACGACGCGCGGCTGTCCGAGAGCCAGTTCAACAGCTTCACCTGCGCGACGTGCCACGCGACCACGCCCACGCCACAAGGCGGGCGGATGGACTCCGGCTACACGCTGTACAACGTGGTGGGCCGGGACTCGTGGTGGGGCGGCTACGAGACGAACCTGCTGGACGCGGTGAACTTCTGCTACGTCAGCTTCATGCGCGGCGTGCAGAAGCTGCCCGCGGACTCACCGCAGAGCCGCGCGCTGTACGAGTACCTCGTGAGCATCAGCCCGGACGCGAAGTCCCCCGCCCTGCCCTACACGGTGGTGAAGGACGTGCGCGACGTGCCTCGCGGCGGCGCGGAGCGGGGACGCGCCGTGTATCAAGCCGCGTGTCAGGAGTGTCACGGCGAGACGCACACCGGGAAGGGCCGGCTGACGGAGCTGGCCTCCATCCTCCCCGAGGTGACGCGCGACTATGACACGACCTTTCCGGGAGTCCCGCATTCCCTGGTCATCATCGAGAAAGTGCGGCACGGCCAGTTCTTCGGCATCGGCGGAAACATGCCCGCGTACAGCCTGGAAGCACTCTCGAACGAGGACTTGGGGGCGCTGCTCACGTACCTCGGGCTGTAG